A portion of the Lysinibacillus timonensis genome contains these proteins:
- the helD gene encoding RNA polymerase recycling motor HelD, protein MINGNQERKYEDERIRNVLSEIDKKIVKLNDDAGGLRRDVIHLKKTFWDDVKINLENPEDAGETLSSIRQQAEMLSERERTHGQLDKQRKTLSRLKDSPYFARVDFLENGNRTINNVYLGVASLMDENEETFLIYDWRSPISSIYYNYTPGPAQYETVEGIIQGEMKLKRQFITKNGQIKTMFDTGVTIGDQLLKEVLGNNASTNLKSIIATIQKEQNEIIRNVKSKYLIVQGAAGSGKTSVALQRVAYLLYHYQNELTAENIMLFSPNALFDRYIASVLPDLGEDNMQQFTFQEYVEKRLGKQFELEHPFMQMEYMLTCKEQKMYAARWKGIQYKASIEFKTLIDSYVDILSSEDLIFINISFRGERLIEAKEIKNFFYSLDTSISIPNRMQLVKEWLLKELTKKEKLERTKDWVIEESDLLDLEEYTKVYSELLKEGRFSENTFDDFEQEQKKLAQKIVKKHFKPIRIAIKKLKFINVAAIYYQLFKQKDNIQRQLKHTLPEDWEEICSYTLKKLQRKELTYEDATPYLYLQDKLEGKRINTRIRHLLIDEAQDYSPFQFFVLKQLFPYSRMTILGDFNQAIYAHTLNTPTLLSDELYVEDNFEKLLLTKSYRSTRQIVEFSKRIIEEGETIEAFNRNGLKPTFTKVEDFDVLQYLIVQKIRQLQSANHETIAVICKTGRECKEAYEQLSKQMDLRLIEQDTNSYQKGTLILPAYLAKGIEFDAVIIYDASDIKYGTVFERNLFYTACTRALHELHLFSFGEMSRFMRKIPENLYEITM, encoded by the coding sequence ATGATTAATGGAAACCAAGAGCGAAAGTATGAAGATGAACGTATTCGTAATGTTTTAAGTGAAATTGATAAAAAAATAGTTAAATTGAATGATGATGCCGGTGGATTAAGAAGAGATGTCATTCATTTAAAGAAAACCTTTTGGGATGATGTGAAAATTAATTTAGAAAATCCTGAAGATGCTGGTGAAACATTATCAAGTATTCGACAGCAGGCGGAGATGTTGTCTGAGAGGGAAAGAACACATGGTCAACTTGATAAGCAGAGGAAGACCTTATCTCGATTAAAAGATTCCCCATATTTCGCTCGAGTTGATTTCCTCGAAAATGGAAATAGGACAATAAATAACGTGTATCTCGGAGTTGCGAGTTTAATGGATGAAAATGAAGAAACATTTCTTATTTATGATTGGAGATCCCCTATTTCAAGTATTTATTATAATTACACTCCAGGACCAGCTCAGTACGAAACAGTAGAAGGAATAATTCAAGGAGAAATGAAGTTAAAGCGTCAGTTTATCACGAAAAACGGGCAAATCAAAACGATGTTTGATACGGGCGTAACAATTGGAGATCAACTTTTGAAAGAAGTACTTGGCAATAACGCGAGTACCAATCTAAAAAGCATTATTGCTACCATTCAGAAAGAGCAAAATGAGATTATTCGTAACGTGAAAAGTAAGTATTTAATTGTACAAGGGGCTGCTGGAAGTGGGAAAACCTCTGTAGCCCTTCAAAGAGTTGCATATTTACTGTATCACTATCAAAATGAGCTTACAGCTGAAAATATTATGCTTTTTTCACCTAATGCTTTATTTGATCGATATATTGCTTCTGTTCTTCCTGATTTAGGAGAAGACAATATGCAGCAATTCACATTCCAAGAATATGTAGAGAAACGTCTTGGAAAACAATTTGAACTTGAACATCCGTTTATGCAAATGGAATATATGCTTACATGTAAGGAACAGAAAATGTATGCTGCTAGATGGAAAGGAATTCAATATAAAGCAAGTATAGAGTTTAAAACTTTAATCGATTCGTATGTTGATATACTTTCGAGTGAAGACCTTATCTTTATAAATATTTCTTTTCGGGGAGAAAGGTTAATTGAAGCTAAAGAAATAAAAAACTTTTTTTATTCACTGGATACATCCATCTCTATTCCAAATCGAATGCAATTAGTAAAGGAATGGCTCCTAAAAGAGTTAACTAAGAAAGAAAAATTGGAGAGAACGAAAGATTGGGTAATAGAAGAGAGTGACTTGTTGGATCTTGAGGAGTATACCAAAGTTTATAGCGAGCTACTGAAGGAAGGAAGATTTTCTGAGAATACGTTTGATGATTTTGAACAAGAGCAAAAGAAATTAGCTCAAAAGATTGTCAAAAAACACTTTAAACCAATACGAATTGCTATAAAGAAATTAAAATTTATTAATGTAGCAGCGATTTACTACCAACTATTTAAGCAGAAGGATAATATACAACGACAGCTTAAACATACTTTACCTGAAGATTGGGAAGAAATTTGTTCATATACTTTAAAAAAGCTTCAGAGAAAAGAACTGACGTATGAGGATGCTACACCTTATTTGTATCTTCAAGATAAACTTGAGGGAAAAAGAATAAACACAAGAATACGTCATTTATTGATTGATGAAGCACAGGATTATTCACCATTTCAGTTTTTTGTTCTGAAGCAGCTTTTTCCGTATAGTCGAATGACGATTCTAGGTGATTTTAATCAGGCAATTTACGCCCATACTTTAAATACGCCAACTTTACTATCAGACGAATTATATGTAGAGGATAACTTTGAAAAATTGTTATTAACGAAAAGCTACCGTTCAACTCGTCAAATTGTTGAATTTTCAAAAAGAATTATAGAAGAAGGCGAAACTATTGAAGCTTTTAACAGAAACGGTCTGAAACCTACTTTTACGAAGGTAGAAGATTTTGACGTCCTTCAGTACCTAATAGTACAGAAGATTCGACAACTACAATCAGCAAATCATGAAACAATTGCAGTAATATGTAAAACGGGTAGAGAATGTAAGGAAGCCTATGAGCAATTAAGTAAGCAAATGGATCTCAGACTGATTGAACAAGATACGAATTCCTACCAAAAAGGGACCTTAATTCTCCCTGCTTATTTAGCAAAGGGAATCGAATTTGATGCCGTAATCATATATGATGCCTCTGATATAAAATATGGAACAGTATTTGAGAGGAACCTTTTTTATACTGCATGCACAAGGGCTTTGCACGAACTTCATCTTTTCTCCTTTGGGGAAATGAGTCGATTTATGAGAAAAATTCCTGAAAATTTGTATGAGATTACAATGTAA
- a CDS encoding cell wall hydrolase, with translation MKNFKKLLVAAGLMLSISSFTLTNQADAATSRTIQYGETYWNIAKGFGVPINSLMSINNSKPLIAGQSMTLPNSPMSVADKDLLARLVRAEAVGEPYAGKVAVAVVVLNRVKSDQFPNSVRAVINQISNGHYAFTPVANGQIKLPADAESKRAVNEAIALMGKGNGSLFFYNPKTATSSWVASREVTVKIGNHVFAK, from the coding sequence ATGAAAAATTTCAAAAAACTATTAGTAGCCGCTGGATTAATGTTATCAATTTCTTCATTTACATTAACAAACCAAGCTGATGCGGCAACATCTCGTACTATTCAATACGGTGAGACATACTGGAATATTGCGAAAGGATTTGGCGTTCCTATTAACAGCTTAATGAGTATAAACAATAGTAAGCCGCTTATTGCAGGTCAATCTATGACTCTACCAAACTCTCCAATGTCAGTAGCAGATAAAGACTTATTGGCTCGTTTAGTTCGTGCGGAGGCTGTTGGTGAACCATATGCAGGAAAAGTTGCTGTTGCAGTTGTTGTACTTAACCGTGTAAAAAGTGACCAATTCCCGAACTCTGTAAGAGCAGTGATTAATCAGATTTCTAATGGACATTACGCATTTACGCCAGTAGCAAACGGTCAGATTAAACTGCCTGCTGATGCTGAATCTAAAAGAGCAGTTAATGAAGCAATTGCTTTAATGGGTAAAGGAAATGGCTCTCTATTTTTCTATAATCCTAAAACTGCAACAAGCTCTTGGGTAGCATCACGTGAAGTAACAGTTAAAATTGGAAATCATGTATTTGCTAAATAA
- a CDS encoding RND transporter, with translation MKHKDTLKLMNWIVFTSLVIWGVIVAFSSLVSLDRTQMPIDGAFQSRFQFNWYTFHTVMALILVFTTVLLTYGWKRTFPFNVPFALIIAGSLYLFIFLTFTIGWIRILGLLGFAIAIIVGVILIILHTIILWISKE, from the coding sequence ATGAAACATAAGGATACACTTAAACTAATGAATTGGATTGTCTTTACAAGTCTTGTAATTTGGGGAGTTATTGTAGCGTTTAGTTCATTAGTATCACTTGATCGCACACAAATGCCAATTGACGGTGCCTTTCAATCTCGTTTTCAATTCAATTGGTATACGTTTCATACAGTAATGGCACTCATTTTAGTCTTCACCACGGTTCTTCTAACATATGGTTGGAAACGTACATTCCCATTTAATGTTCCTTTTGCCCTAATCATTGCGGGAAGTTTGTATCTTTTCATTTTCCTAACGTTTACTATAGGATGGATTCGCATCCTTGGTTTACTTGGCTTTGCTATTGCTATAATAGTCGGCGTAATTTTGATCATCCTTCATACTATTATTCTATGGATAAGCAAAGAATAA